The Myxococcales bacterium genomic sequence ATGCCAGCCGCGATCGCAAAGGTCGTGGCCATGCTCCACTTGGCGGACAGGCGAAACCCGATGAGCAAAACGCCGCCCAACAGAAGGGGCAGGGCGGCCAACAGCGCTTGAAGTCCCGAACTCAAGCGCAGCGATATACCACGACCACCTGCCAAAAGGGCACCACGCCGGGCCCACGGGGCGGGAAGGTCCGCGGGGAGTCTGGGGCCGCGGCCGCGCGGTCTCTTGCTCAATCTGAGTCGAAGATGATGTCGCGTCGCGCCCATGGCGGCGCGTCGATTGGGCAGCGACCTCACATGACACGAACGAGGCTTTGCCGTAGGCTGAAAACCGACAAGTCCCCGATAGAAGGCGCCCTTCGACATGACGAACGAACGAATCCGCATTCTGATCGTCGACGATCACGATCTGGCCCGCGCGGGCCTCAAGGGATTGCTCGAGGACGAGGCCGACATGGTGGTGGTGGGGGAAGCGCGGTCGGGCATCGATGCCGTGTCCGCCTACCGGGCTTGCCAGCCCACCGTCGTGCTGATGGACATCCGGATGCCCACCTTCGATGGCATCCAGGCCACGGCCGCGTTGCTCCGCGAAGATGCCAAGGCCAAAGTCCTCGTGATTTCGTCCTACGATACCGAGGAAGAAGTGTTTCGCGTTCACGAGGCCGGGGCGAAGGGCTATCTCCTCAAGGAATCGCGGCGGGCCGAGATCCTCGAAGCGGTGCGCTCGGTGGCG encodes the following:
- a CDS encoding response regulator transcription factor, whose amino-acid sequence is MTNERIRILIVDDHDLARAGLKGLLEDEADMVVVGEARSGIDAVSAYRACQPTVVLMDIRMPTFDGIQATAALLREDAKAKVLVISSYDTEEEVFRVHEAGAKGYLLKESRRAEILEAVRSVATGGRHTPPSVAERLESRKRGPTLSSRERQILQLLHKGRNNREIAESLALSPGTVRMYVSQILEKIGASNRTEAVTLGLARGLISPGD